Proteins co-encoded in one Grus americana isolate bGruAme1 chromosome 12, bGruAme1.mat, whole genome shotgun sequence genomic window:
- the SHROOM4 gene encoding protein Shroom4 isoform X9, whose translation MYHSKRDSAYSSFSASSIASDCALSLRPEEAASVDSGLQGTCKPPDGRYLTTGAESPASRHPEAWRAPVPPQPPVRRDSLRAAPASGGDRHRVSVSADMLHAKGRWISDTFLCQRDGEVEAAGGRMPAPYPTKDRLSAGQYYMLSSHPDRCPAEPLLGENAEPGDRLYPDGSTHRVPDAAAAGDKPLLSPLKGHTLHRHSAPEQLLASQLRSLQVGTGSGRASPAPDGHRWTLSPLHPEGSRPGATGPTEDPPLCPEPCRRPPPCRCCPEPQRACGQDGRGASPVRGTEGLAEEESRAAGRRAGGPPHRSAQMRRRSDRFATSLRNEIQRRKAQLQKSRGPGAPMPSEEPVEEAEEPPEGSVPAEGPRAPAERLSPGPSEDGRNPGRLGDRGIPTPDPLPVPKGPPSPERVVPTGRGRWRWSPERKLQRQRSPSPGELEGYSQGPAAPSSPPRGDDEAVLLPFADRRRFFEESSRPAPPRHCKPPAGDPGAFQPPGPERRDARRLSVDQPYSSPSPGRPGSASPYAECCREQPPCYKPLGRPGELEYLRGFSYPYGGPVRPEPCRYCGGDLCPPPLPRGHACRCHPQPWVRCSDCCCPAPRPGREESDAWPPRRAFAPEFPPDEWEPPAMTRKASQSVSELSHYQLGFSRLGPFRPCFESAEPEWPPCYRATSTHDLLWDGNRLAHSAESPPDSLHRPLRGRAFSESHLNLEPTSPRGRDRRDLLRAKLDPPGVPKKKGPPPPRPPPPNWEKYRQRRTSQHLPDGSGHGSAFTATPVPTCSITEATRERSQSFTGEQGGRSRGHAARPPAPPGAWPRPEPSGSLHRTPEPDAGSTEICSRAVGAGEDRPKMKHPWEMEEQPQRLGWNQERAWAGPRGAGECSLPLHGGPSPATPEAPKRSPGAVEEASCHGGRPQPHRVDSEELLWDMAGRDHALAGILAPSAPLGTEVMGNLLVAGERQAWREHFQQDWRLEALAQDRQGFEPISPPPGSTASSISYPAYYGVAAGRAEPLSKVKELPEVVEGSSEDEEEEVDHELVEKKLQLIESLSRKLAVLREAQRGLQEDISANGALGEDVAARLQALCTPGEFDKYRLFVGDLDKVVNLLLSLSGRLARVETALDSLGPHAPAEDKVALQEKQRLLAEQLEDAKELKEHVGRREEAVGAMVARYLPTEHLQDYQHFVKMKSALIAEQRELEEKIKLGQEQLRCLRESLGQAPKGC comes from the exons ATGTACCACAGCAAGCGGGACTCGGCCTACAGCTCCTTCTCTGCCAGCTCCATCGCCTCCGACTGCGCTCTCTCCCTCCGCCCTGAGGAGGCCGCCTCTGTCGACTCTGGCCTCCAAGGCACCTGCAAGCCCCCCGACGGGCGCTACCTGACCACGGGGGCTGAGTCACCCGCCAGCCGGCACCCCGAGGCCTGGCGGGCgcctgtgcccccccagccccctgtcAGGAGGGACAGCctgcgggcagccccggccAGCGGAGGGGACAGGCACCGGGTGTCTGTGTCGGCTGACATGCTGCATGCCAAGGGCCGGTGGATCTCCGATACCTTCCTCTGCCAGCGGGACGGGGAGGTGGAGGCAGCGGGCGGGAGGATGCCGGCGCCGTACCCCACGAAGGACCGTCTCTCTGCTGGCCAGTACTACATGCTGAGCTCCCACCCGGACCGGTGCCCAGCCGAGCCACTCCTGGGGGAGAACGCGGAGCCAGGCGACCGGCTGTACCCGGATGGCAGCACGCACCGAGTGCCAGATGCTGCGGCGGCAGGTGACAAACCGCTGCTCTCCCCCCTCAAGGGCCACACGCTGCACCGGCACAGTGCTCCCGAGCAGCTGCTGGCCTCCCAGCTCCGCTCCCTCCAGGTGGGCACCGGCAGCGGGCGAGCCTCACCAGCCCCCGACGGGCACCGCTGGACCCTTTCCCCTCTGCACCCCGAGGGCAGCCGGCCAGGGGCCACAGGGCCCACCGAGGATCCTCCGCTCTGCCCAGAGCCGTGCCGCCGTCCGCCCCCCTGCCGCTGCTGCCCCGAGCCACAGCGAGCCTGCGGGCAGGACGGGCGGGGGGCCAGCCCAGTGCGCGGCACCGAGGGGCTGGCGGAGGAGGAGAgccgggcagcggggcggcgggcTGGGGGTCCTCCCCACCGCTCTGCTCAGATGCGCCGTCGCAGCGACCGCTTCGCCACCAGCCTGCGCAACGAGATCCAGCGGCGCAAGGCCCAGCTGCAGAAGAGCCGGGGTCCTGGCGCCCCGATGCCTAGCGAGGAGCCggtggaggaggcagaggagcccCCCGAGGGCAGCGTGCCGGCAGAGGGACCTCGCGCCCCAGCCGAGCGTCTCAGCCCCGGCCCGAGCGAGGACGGCAGGAACCCGGGCCGCTTGGGGGACCGGGGCATCCCCACCCCTGACCCGCTGCCAGTTCCCAAAGGGCCCCCGTCGCCTGAGCGGGTGGTGCCAACGGGCCGGGGCCGCTGGCGCTGGTCCCCGGAGCGCAAGCTGCAACGGCAGCGCTCGCCCAGCCCCGGCGAGCTGGAGGGCTACAGCCAGGGGCCGGCggcccccagctccccaccacGGGGCGACGACGaggctgtcctcctgccctTCGCCGACCGTCGCCGGTTCTTCGAGGAGAGCAGCCGGCCGGCGCCACCCCGGCACTGCAAGCCCCCGGCAGGTGATCCTGGTGCCTTCCAGCCCCCCGGCCCCGAGCGCCGGGACGCACGCCGCCTCTCCGTGGACCAGCCCTACAGCTCTCCCTCACCCGGCCGCCCCGGCTCCGCCAGCCCCTATGCCGAGTGCTGCCGGGAGCAGCCCCCTTGCTACAAGCCGCTGGGGAGGCCGGGGGAGCTGGAGTACCTGCGGGGCTTCTCCTATCCCTACGGGGGTCCTGTGCGCCCCGAGCCCTGCCGCTACTGTGGGGGTGACCTGTGCCCCCCGCCGCTACCCCGTGGCCATGCCTGCCGctgccacccccagccctgggtgCGCTGTTCTgactgctgctgcccagccccccGCCCTGGGCGGGAGGAGAGCGATGCCTGGCCCCCTCGGAGAGCTTTCGCCCCG GAATTTCCTCCGGATGAGTGGGAACCACCAGCAATGACCAGGAAAGCCAGCCAGTCCGTCAG TGAGCTCTCCCACTACCAACTGGGCTTCTCGAGGCTTGGCCCCTTCCGCCCTTGCTTTGAGAGTGCCGAGCCAGAGTGGCCACCCTGCTACCGGGCCACGTCCACACATGACCTCTTGTGGGATGGCAACCGCCTGGCCCACTCTGCTGAAAGCCCCCCGGATTCCCTGCACCGCCCACTGCGGGGCAGAGCCTTCTCTGAGAGCCATCTCAACCTGGAGCCCACCAGCCCCCGGGGCCGTGACCGAAGGGACCTTCTACGTGCCAAGCTGGACCCACCAGGTGTCCCAAAAAAGAAGGgccccccacctccccgcccgcctccccccAACTGGGAGAAATACAGGCAGCGCAGGACATCCCAGCACTTGCCGGATGGTTCTGGGCATGGCTCTGCCTTCACCGCCACCCCAGTGCCGACCTGCAGCATCACTGAGGCCACGCGTGAGCGGTCGCAGAGTTTCACCGGGGAGCAGGGGGGCCGGTCCCGGGGGCATGCTGCTcgcccccctgccccaccaggTGCCTGGCCCCGACCCGAGCCCTCTGGATCGCTCCACAGGACACCCGAGCCCGATGCTGGCAGCACCGAGATTTGCAG CAGGGCAGTGGGGGCCGGGGAGGACCGGCCGAAGATGAAGCACCCCTGGGAGATGGAGGAGCAGCCCCAAAGGCTCGGCTGGAATCAGGAGCGGGCCTGGGCTGGCCCCCGTGGGGCGGGTGAGTGCTCCCTGCCCCTGcatggtggccccagccccgccaCCCCAGAGGCACCCAAGCGCAGCCCCGGAGCAGTGGAGGAGGCGAGCTGCCATGGGGGTCGGCCCCAGCCTCACCGTGTGGACtcagaggagctgctgtgggacATGGCAGGCAGGGACCACGCCCTGGCTGGCATCCTGGCACCCTCGGCCCCCCTTGGCACCGAGGTGATGGGCAATCTGCTGGTGGCAGGGGAGCGGCAGGCCTGGCGGGAGCATTTCCAGCAGGACTGGCGCCtggaggccctggcacaggacAG GCAGGGCTTCGAGCCCATCTCGCCGCCCCCTGGGAGCACTGCCAGCTCCATCTCCTACCCAGCGTATTACGGcgtggcagcaggcagagccgaGCCACTCAGCAAGGTGAAGGAGCTGCCGGAGGTGGTGGAGGGAAGCtcggaggatgaggaggaggaggtggaccATGAGCTGGTGGAGAAGAAG CTGCAGCTGATTGAGAGCCTGAGCCGCAAGCTGGCGGTGCTGCGGGAGGCACAGCGGGGGCTGCAGGAAGACATCAGCGCCAATGGGGCCCTGGGCGAGGATGTGGCTGCCCGCCTGCAAGCCCTCTGCACCCCGGGGGAGTTTGACAAGTACCGCCTCTTCGTGGGTGACCTGGACAAGGTGGTTAAcctcctgctctccctctcGGGGCGTCTGGCCCGGGTGGAGACTGCCCTGGACAGCCTGGGGCCACACGCCCCCGCCGAGGACAAG GTGGccctgcaggagaagcagcGGCTGCTGGCGGAGCAGCTGGAGGACGCCAAGGAGCTGAAGGAGCACGtggggcggcgggaggaggcggTGGGTGCCATGGTGGCGCGGTACCTGCCCACCGAGCACCTTCAGGACTACCAGCACTTCGTCAAGATGAAGTCAGCCCTCATTGCCGAGCAGCGGGAGCTGGAGGAAAAGATCAAGctgggccaggagcagctccgcTGCCTGCGTGAGAGCCTTGGCCAGGCCCCCAAGGGCTGTTAG
- the SHROOM4 gene encoding protein Shroom4 isoform X1, protein MERAEGRPGAPQYVHVQLQGGAPWGFTLRGGLEHGEPLIISKVEDGGKAALSRRLQPGDELVNISGTPLYGSRQEALILIKGSYRTLKMIVRRRSVPVLRPHSWHVSKLAESRPDIPAMHCPADAFSLSWPSGCDVSELSLQWNPLSRHCSTDQSSSIGSMESLDQPSQAYYEGDPSPVDQGMYHSKRDSAYSSFSASSIASDCALSLRPEEAASVDSGLQGTCKPPDGRYLTTGAESPASRHPEAWRAPVPPQPPVRRDSLRAAPASGGDRHRVSVSADMLHAKGRWISDTFLCQRDGEVEAAGGRMPAPYPTKDRLSAGQYYMLSSHPDRCPAEPLLGENAEPGDRLYPDGSTHRVPDAAAAGDKPLLSPLKGHTLHRHSAPEQLLASQLRSLQVGTGSGRASPAPDGHRWTLSPLHPEGSRPGATGPTEDPPLCPEPCRRPPPCRCCPEPQRACGQDGRGASPVRGTEGLAEEESRAAGRRAGGPPHRSAQMRRRSDRFATSLRNEIQRRKAQLQKSRGPGAPMPSEEPVEEAEEPPEGSVPAEGPRAPAERLSPGPSEDGRNPGRLGDRGIPTPDPLPVPKGPPSPERVVPTGRGRWRWSPERKLQRQRSPSPGELEGYSQGPAAPSSPPRGDDEAVLLPFADRRRFFEESSRPAPPRHCKPPAGDPGAFQPPGPERRDARRLSVDQPYSSPSPGRPGSASPYAECCREQPPCYKPLGRPGELEYLRGFSYPYGGPVRPEPCRYCGGDLCPPPLPRGHACRCHPQPWVRCSDCCCPAPRPGREESDAWPPRRAFAPEFPPDEWEPPAMTRKASQSVSELSHYQLGFSRLGPFRPCFESAEPEWPPCYRATSTHDLLWDGNRLAHSAESPPDSLHRPLRGRAFSESHLNLEPTSPRGRDRRDLLRAKLDPPGVPKKKGPPPPRPPPPNWEKYRQRRTSQHLPDGSGHGSAFTATPVPTCSITEATRERSQSFTGEQGGRSRGHAARPPAPPGAWPRPEPSGSLHRTPEPDAGSTEICSRAVGAGEDRPKMKHPWEMEEQPQRLGWNQERAWAGPRGAGECSLPLHGGPSPATPEAPKRSPGAVEEASCHGGRPQPHRVDSEELLWDMAGRDHALAGILAPSAPLGTEVMGNLLVAGERQAWREHFQQDWRLEALAQDRQGFEPISPPPGSTASSISYPAYYGVAAGRAEPLSKVKELPEVVEGSSEDEEEEVDHELVEKKLQLIESLSRKLAVLREAQRGLQEDISANGALGEDVAARLQALCTPGEFDKYRLFVGDLDKVVNLLLSLSGRLARVETALDSLGPHAPAEDKVALQEKQRLLAEQLEDAKELKEHVGRREEAVGAMVARYLPTEHLQDYQHFVKMKSALIAEQRELEEKIKLGQEQLRCLRESLGQAPKGC, encoded by the exons ATGGAGCGGGCCGAGGGCCGGCCCGGTGCCCCCCAGTACGTGCAtgtgcagctgcaggggggCGCGCCCTGGGGCTTCACGCTGCGCGGCGGGCTGGAGCACGGCGAGCCCCTCATCATCTCCAAG GTGGAGGACGGAGGCAAGGCTGCGCTGTCCCGCCGGCTGCAGCCAGGCGACGAGCTGGTGAACATCAGTGGGACACCGCTGTATGGGTCCCGCCAGGAGGCCCTGATCCTCATCAAGGGCTCCTACCGCACCCTGAAGATGATCGTCCGCAG GAGGAGCGTGCCCGTCCTCCGGCCCCATTCCTGGCATGTGTCCAAGCTCGCCGAAAGCCGCCCCGACATCCCCGCCATGCACTGCCCCGCTGATGccttcagcctctcctggcCCTCAGGGTGTGATGTCAG CGAGCTGTCCCTGCAGTGGAACCCGCTGTCCCGGCACTGCAGCACCGACCAGAGCAGCTCCATTGGGAGCATGGAGAGCCTGGACCAGCCCAGCCAGGCCTACTATGAAGGGGACCCCTCACCCGTTGACCAGGGCATGTACCACAGCAAGCGGGACTCGGCCTACAGCTCCTTCTCTGCCAGCTCCATCGCCTCCGACTGCGCTCTCTCCCTCCGCCCTGAGGAGGCCGCCTCTGTCGACTCTGGCCTCCAAGGCACCTGCAAGCCCCCCGACGGGCGCTACCTGACCACGGGGGCTGAGTCACCCGCCAGCCGGCACCCCGAGGCCTGGCGGGCgcctgtgcccccccagccccctgtcAGGAGGGACAGCctgcgggcagccccggccAGCGGAGGGGACAGGCACCGGGTGTCTGTGTCGGCTGACATGCTGCATGCCAAGGGCCGGTGGATCTCCGATACCTTCCTCTGCCAGCGGGACGGGGAGGTGGAGGCAGCGGGCGGGAGGATGCCGGCGCCGTACCCCACGAAGGACCGTCTCTCTGCTGGCCAGTACTACATGCTGAGCTCCCACCCGGACCGGTGCCCAGCCGAGCCACTCCTGGGGGAGAACGCGGAGCCAGGCGACCGGCTGTACCCGGATGGCAGCACGCACCGAGTGCCAGATGCTGCGGCGGCAGGTGACAAACCGCTGCTCTCCCCCCTCAAGGGCCACACGCTGCACCGGCACAGTGCTCCCGAGCAGCTGCTGGCCTCCCAGCTCCGCTCCCTCCAGGTGGGCACCGGCAGCGGGCGAGCCTCACCAGCCCCCGACGGGCACCGCTGGACCCTTTCCCCTCTGCACCCCGAGGGCAGCCGGCCAGGGGCCACAGGGCCCACCGAGGATCCTCCGCTCTGCCCAGAGCCGTGCCGCCGTCCGCCCCCCTGCCGCTGCTGCCCCGAGCCACAGCGAGCCTGCGGGCAGGACGGGCGGGGGGCCAGCCCAGTGCGCGGCACCGAGGGGCTGGCGGAGGAGGAGAgccgggcagcggggcggcgggcTGGGGGTCCTCCCCACCGCTCTGCTCAGATGCGCCGTCGCAGCGACCGCTTCGCCACCAGCCTGCGCAACGAGATCCAGCGGCGCAAGGCCCAGCTGCAGAAGAGCCGGGGTCCTGGCGCCCCGATGCCTAGCGAGGAGCCggtggaggaggcagaggagcccCCCGAGGGCAGCGTGCCGGCAGAGGGACCTCGCGCCCCAGCCGAGCGTCTCAGCCCCGGCCCGAGCGAGGACGGCAGGAACCCGGGCCGCTTGGGGGACCGGGGCATCCCCACCCCTGACCCGCTGCCAGTTCCCAAAGGGCCCCCGTCGCCTGAGCGGGTGGTGCCAACGGGCCGGGGCCGCTGGCGCTGGTCCCCGGAGCGCAAGCTGCAACGGCAGCGCTCGCCCAGCCCCGGCGAGCTGGAGGGCTACAGCCAGGGGCCGGCggcccccagctccccaccacGGGGCGACGACGaggctgtcctcctgccctTCGCCGACCGTCGCCGGTTCTTCGAGGAGAGCAGCCGGCCGGCGCCACCCCGGCACTGCAAGCCCCCGGCAGGTGATCCTGGTGCCTTCCAGCCCCCCGGCCCCGAGCGCCGGGACGCACGCCGCCTCTCCGTGGACCAGCCCTACAGCTCTCCCTCACCCGGCCGCCCCGGCTCCGCCAGCCCCTATGCCGAGTGCTGCCGGGAGCAGCCCCCTTGCTACAAGCCGCTGGGGAGGCCGGGGGAGCTGGAGTACCTGCGGGGCTTCTCCTATCCCTACGGGGGTCCTGTGCGCCCCGAGCCCTGCCGCTACTGTGGGGGTGACCTGTGCCCCCCGCCGCTACCCCGTGGCCATGCCTGCCGctgccacccccagccctgggtgCGCTGTTCTgactgctgctgcccagccccccGCCCTGGGCGGGAGGAGAGCGATGCCTGGCCCCCTCGGAGAGCTTTCGCCCCG GAATTTCCTCCGGATGAGTGGGAACCACCAGCAATGACCAGGAAAGCCAGCCAGTCCGTCAG TGAGCTCTCCCACTACCAACTGGGCTTCTCGAGGCTTGGCCCCTTCCGCCCTTGCTTTGAGAGTGCCGAGCCAGAGTGGCCACCCTGCTACCGGGCCACGTCCACACATGACCTCTTGTGGGATGGCAACCGCCTGGCCCACTCTGCTGAAAGCCCCCCGGATTCCCTGCACCGCCCACTGCGGGGCAGAGCCTTCTCTGAGAGCCATCTCAACCTGGAGCCCACCAGCCCCCGGGGCCGTGACCGAAGGGACCTTCTACGTGCCAAGCTGGACCCACCAGGTGTCCCAAAAAAGAAGGgccccccacctccccgcccgcctccccccAACTGGGAGAAATACAGGCAGCGCAGGACATCCCAGCACTTGCCGGATGGTTCTGGGCATGGCTCTGCCTTCACCGCCACCCCAGTGCCGACCTGCAGCATCACTGAGGCCACGCGTGAGCGGTCGCAGAGTTTCACCGGGGAGCAGGGGGGCCGGTCCCGGGGGCATGCTGCTcgcccccctgccccaccaggTGCCTGGCCCCGACCCGAGCCCTCTGGATCGCTCCACAGGACACCCGAGCCCGATGCTGGCAGCACCGAGATTTGCAG CAGGGCAGTGGGGGCCGGGGAGGACCGGCCGAAGATGAAGCACCCCTGGGAGATGGAGGAGCAGCCCCAAAGGCTCGGCTGGAATCAGGAGCGGGCCTGGGCTGGCCCCCGTGGGGCGGGTGAGTGCTCCCTGCCCCTGcatggtggccccagccccgccaCCCCAGAGGCACCCAAGCGCAGCCCCGGAGCAGTGGAGGAGGCGAGCTGCCATGGGGGTCGGCCCCAGCCTCACCGTGTGGACtcagaggagctgctgtgggacATGGCAGGCAGGGACCACGCCCTGGCTGGCATCCTGGCACCCTCGGCCCCCCTTGGCACCGAGGTGATGGGCAATCTGCTGGTGGCAGGGGAGCGGCAGGCCTGGCGGGAGCATTTCCAGCAGGACTGGCGCCtggaggccctggcacaggacAG GCAGGGCTTCGAGCCCATCTCGCCGCCCCCTGGGAGCACTGCCAGCTCCATCTCCTACCCAGCGTATTACGGcgtggcagcaggcagagccgaGCCACTCAGCAAGGTGAAGGAGCTGCCGGAGGTGGTGGAGGGAAGCtcggaggatgaggaggaggaggtggaccATGAGCTGGTGGAGAAGAAG CTGCAGCTGATTGAGAGCCTGAGCCGCAAGCTGGCGGTGCTGCGGGAGGCACAGCGGGGGCTGCAGGAAGACATCAGCGCCAATGGGGCCCTGGGCGAGGATGTGGCTGCCCGCCTGCAAGCCCTCTGCACCCCGGGGGAGTTTGACAAGTACCGCCTCTTCGTGGGTGACCTGGACAAGGTGGTTAAcctcctgctctccctctcGGGGCGTCTGGCCCGGGTGGAGACTGCCCTGGACAGCCTGGGGCCACACGCCCCCGCCGAGGACAAG GTGGccctgcaggagaagcagcGGCTGCTGGCGGAGCAGCTGGAGGACGCCAAGGAGCTGAAGGAGCACGtggggcggcgggaggaggcggTGGGTGCCATGGTGGCGCGGTACCTGCCCACCGAGCACCTTCAGGACTACCAGCACTTCGTCAAGATGAAGTCAGCCCTCATTGCCGAGCAGCGGGAGCTGGAGGAAAAGATCAAGctgggccaggagcagctccgcTGCCTGCGTGAGAGCCTTGGCCAGGCCCCCAAGGGCTGTTAG